In Rubidibacter lacunae KORDI 51-2, the following proteins share a genomic window:
- a CDS encoding DNA-directed RNA polymerase subunit beta' — MAQQNEQPVFFNRVVDKKQLKKLIARAFRQFGSARCAAMADQLKAMGFRYATQAGVSISVEDLQVPPIKRQLLEQAEAEIANTEDRYRRGQITEVERFQKVIDTWNGTSEELKDEVIRHFRATDPLNSVFMMSQSGARGNMSQVRQLVGMRGLMADPQGEIIDLPIKTNFREGLTVTEYIISSYGARKGLVDTALRTADSGYLTRRLVDVSQDVIVRETDCGTQRGLRLRSMTDGDKVLIPLSDRLFGRVLAVDVVDPATGEVLAQRNQSLDEAMTKRIHKAVDEVFVRSPLTCEAARSVCQACYGWSLAHGRMVDMGEAVGIIAAQSIGEPGTQLTMRTFHTGGVFTGEVAQQQRASASGTIAVPNKVRTRKVRTRHGDERDQVEIAGDLLLTLDDGSEQRFSLTPGSLLHVRTGDKVDAGQLLAEVAAQKPRKSTEKAVKDVTSDMAGEVLFDDLIPEEKTDRQGNTTRIAQRGGLLWVLSGEVYNLLPGAEPVVKNGDSVEVGSVLAESRLTSVKGGIVRLTPGKREIEIITASVQLDRARIRRSSTGAGDQYIIHTANGQRFALKTTPGTKVQHGQVIAELIDDRYHTETGGLIKYAGVEVDKRGKAKHGYEVTKGGTLLWIPEECHEVNKDISLLLVEDGQYVEAGTEVVKDIYCQSSGVVEVVQKNDILREIAVKPGELHLCDEPPALDEGGQLVNPGEEILPGVSVSELRYAEVVETPEGTAVLLRPTLEFAVPDKPDVPSQTSMNESGDTSIELRAVQRLFYKDGERVKSVSGLELLRTQLSLSIASADGAGRTGSPIWVDIELTDVEASEEDELILQMVIIESLSIRRDSDADPMGGSPRTRILVQDGDEIPPGHVVARTEILCREAGEIRGIREGAEAIRRILLVRDADRFSVPVEETPTVAVGDLIVAGGPLGGNATTSESGQVIGVEAGTVVMRTARPYRVSAGAVLFVESGGLVQRGDNLVLLVFERSKTGDIIQGLPRIEELLEARKPKEACVLARRPGVAQVIYNDDESADVKVIEADGAIGDYPISSGQSLIVTDGQQVEAAHALTDGPANPHEILEIFFDLHQENLGVHAAALEGLQQVQKFLVNEVQSVYQSQGIDISDKHIEVIVRQMTSKVRVDDGGDTTMLPGELVELRQIEQVNDAMSITGGAPARYTPVLLGITKASLNTDSFISAASFQETTRVLTEAAIEGKSDWLRGLKENVIIGRLVPAGTGFSFHEELAGAEPVESGQLGNGLADRGAPQEEHRTQFGTEVVLDDQTAREYSIKDGLLDDDSIKDVVLPDETAMTSNSGDESE, encoded by the coding sequence ATGGCACAGCAGAACGAGCAACCCGTCTTCTTCAACCGCGTTGTCGACAAGAAACAGCTGAAGAAGCTGATCGCGCGCGCGTTCCGCCAGTTTGGCAGCGCGCGCTGTGCGGCAATGGCCGATCAGCTCAAAGCAATGGGATTCCGATACGCCACTCAGGCCGGGGTTTCGATCAGCGTTGAGGACTTGCAGGTGCCGCCGATCAAACGGCAGCTCTTAGAGCAAGCCGAAGCCGAGATTGCCAATACCGAGGACCGCTACCGACGCGGGCAAATTACCGAGGTCGAGCGTTTCCAGAAGGTCATCGACACGTGGAACGGCACTTCGGAGGAACTTAAAGACGAGGTGATCCGCCACTTCCGCGCCACCGACCCGTTGAACTCGGTGTTCATGATGTCCCAAAGCGGCGCGCGGGGCAACATGTCTCAGGTCCGCCAGCTCGTAGGGATGCGCGGCTTGATGGCCGATCCGCAGGGCGAGATCATCGACTTGCCGATCAAAACTAACTTCCGCGAGGGGCTGACCGTTACCGAGTACATCATTTCGTCTTACGGCGCGCGCAAGGGATTGGTCGATACGGCGTTACGGACGGCAGACTCGGGTTACCTGACGCGGCGCTTGGTGGACGTCTCGCAAGACGTGATCGTGCGCGAGACCGATTGTGGTACCCAACGCGGGCTAAGGTTGCGCAGCATGACCGACGGCGACAAGGTCTTAATCCCCCTCAGCGATCGCCTGTTTGGGCGCGTGCTGGCCGTTGACGTAGTCGATCCCGCTACTGGAGAAGTCTTGGCGCAGCGCAACCAGAGCTTAGACGAGGCGATGACTAAGCGGATTCATAAGGCGGTCGATGAAGTATTCGTGCGCTCGCCCCTGACATGCGAAGCAGCGCGTTCGGTTTGCCAAGCCTGCTACGGATGGAGCCTCGCTCACGGACGGATGGTGGATATGGGCGAAGCGGTGGGGATCATTGCCGCTCAGTCCATCGGCGAGCCGGGTACCCAATTGACCATGCGCACGTTCCACACCGGGGGTGTCTTCACGGGTGAAGTCGCCCAACAACAGCGTGCTTCAGCCTCTGGCACGATCGCTGTGCCCAATAAGGTTCGCACGCGCAAAGTCCGAACTCGTCACGGTGACGAACGCGACCAAGTGGAAATTGCCGGCGATTTGTTGTTGACTTTGGATGATGGTTCGGAGCAGCGCTTTTCTCTAACGCCGGGCTCGCTGTTACACGTGCGCACCGGAGACAAGGTAGACGCCGGACAGCTATTGGCTGAGGTGGCTGCTCAGAAACCACGCAAGTCCACTGAAAAAGCTGTCAAGGACGTAACCTCAGACATGGCAGGTGAGGTACTTTTTGACGACTTAATTCCAGAAGAAAAGACCGACCGTCAAGGCAATACGACCCGCATTGCCCAGCGCGGCGGGTTGCTATGGGTACTGTCGGGCGAAGTGTACAACTTGCTTCCCGGTGCCGAGCCTGTCGTCAAGAATGGCGACAGCGTCGAAGTAGGTTCGGTGTTGGCAGAGTCGCGCCTGACCTCGGTTAAGGGGGGTATCGTCCGGCTGACGCCCGGCAAGCGCGAGATCGAAATCATCACGGCATCCGTGCAGCTCGATCGAGCTCGCATCCGACGCTCGTCCACGGGAGCCGGCGATCAGTACATCATTCATACGGCTAACGGCCAGCGGTTTGCTCTGAAGACAACACCGGGAACGAAAGTCCAGCACGGGCAGGTGATTGCGGAGCTGATCGACGATCGCTACCACACGGAAACCGGCGGACTGATCAAGTATGCAGGCGTTGAGGTAGACAAGCGTGGCAAAGCCAAACACGGATACGAAGTTACCAAGGGCGGCACGCTGCTGTGGATTCCAGAAGAGTGCCACGAGGTCAATAAAGATATTTCGCTGCTGCTGGTTGAAGACGGGCAGTATGTGGAAGCCGGTACCGAAGTCGTCAAGGATATCTACTGCCAATCGTCAGGTGTTGTAGAAGTCGTCCAGAAGAACGACATTTTGCGCGAAATCGCAGTTAAGCCTGGCGAGCTGCATCTGTGCGATGAGCCGCCTGCACTCGACGAAGGCGGGCAACTTGTCAATCCAGGCGAGGAGATCTTACCGGGCGTGTCGGTATCCGAGCTGCGCTACGCCGAGGTAGTGGAAACGCCCGAAGGCACCGCAGTTCTGCTGCGACCGACACTCGAGTTTGCAGTGCCCGACAAACCGGACGTGCCGTCACAGACATCGATGAACGAGTCTGGCGACACGAGCATCGAGCTGCGAGCGGTACAACGCTTGTTCTACAAAGACGGCGAACGCGTGAAATCCGTTAGCGGGCTAGAGCTGCTACGGACGCAACTATCGCTCTCGATCGCGTCGGCCGACGGCGCGGGGCGCACGGGCTCCCCAATTTGGGTCGATATCGAGCTGACCGATGTAGAGGCTAGCGAGGAGGACGAGCTGATCCTGCAAATGGTCATCATCGAGTCCCTGTCGATTCGCCGCGATAGCGATGCCGATCCGATGGGCGGCAGCCCTCGTACGCGCATTCTCGTTCAAGATGGCGACGAGATTCCACCCGGTCACGTAGTGGCGCGAACCGAGATTCTTTGTCGGGAGGCCGGCGAAATTCGCGGTATCCGCGAGGGCGCAGAGGCCATTCGCCGCATCTTGCTCGTGCGCGATGCCGATCGCTTCTCGGTACCCGTGGAGGAAACTCCGACCGTTGCTGTCGGCGATCTCATCGTGGCCGGCGGACCGCTGGGGGGCAATGCAACCACCTCAGAGTCCGGTCAAGTGATCGGCGTTGAAGCCGGCACCGTTGTGATGCGAACGGCGCGACCGTACCGGGTTTCAGCGGGTGCCGTTTTGTTTGTCGAGAGTGGCGGTTTGGTCCAGCGCGGCGACAACTTGGTACTGCTCGTCTTCGAGCGCTCGAAGACGGGCGACATCATTCAGGGTCTGCCGCGCATTGAGGAGCTGCTGGAGGCGCGCAAGCCGAAGGAAGCCTGCGTGCTAGCCCGTCGACCGGGGGTTGCTCAGGTGATCTACAACGACGATGAATCAGCCGATGTGAAGGTCATCGAAGCAGATGGGGCAATCGGCGATTACCCGATCTCGTCGGGACAGAGCTTGATCGTCACCGACGGGCAGCAAGTCGAGGCCGCGCACGCACTCACGGATGGTCCGGCTAACCCGCACGAAATTCTCGAAATCTTCTTCGACCTGCACCAAGAAAACCTGGGCGTTCATGCCGCAGCCTTGGAAGGGCTGCAGCAGGTACAAAAATTCCTGGTTAACGAAGTGCAGTCGGTCTACCAGTCGCAGGGTATCGACATCTCCGACAAGCACATCGAAGTCATCGTTCGCCAGATGACCTCTAAGGTGCGCGTGGACGACGGCGGCGACACGACGATGCTTCCGGGCGAATTGGTGGAGCTGCGTCAGATCGAACAGGTCAACGATGCAATGTCAATCACGGGCGGCGCTCCCGCGCGCTACACGCCAGTATTGTTAGGCATCACCAAAGCATCCCTCAACACCGACAGCTTTATCAGTGCAGCGAGCTTCCAGGAAACAACGCGCGTTCTGACCGAAGCGGCAATCGAGGGCAAGTCCGATTGGCTGCGGGGTTTGAAGGAGAACGTGATCATCGGACGTTTAGTTCCAGCAGGTACGGGTTTCAGCTTTCACGAGGAGCTAGCGGGTGCCGAGCCTGTCGAGTCAGGTCAGCTTGGTAATGGCTTAGCCGATCGGGGCGCACCTCAGGAGGAACACCGAACTCAATTCGGTACGGAGGTCGTGCTCGACGACCAAACAGCGCGGGAATATAGCATTAAAGACGGGCTGCTGGATGACGACAGCATCAAGGATGTGGTGCTACCCGATGAGACAGCCATGACAAGCAACAGCGGCGACGAATCCGAATAA